TAAAACATCTCGTAGAGAAGAACGATGACTTGGGCTTTTCTATTTCAGCATGTACCAGAGATAAGCGAGGACGTAACGAAGTGCACGGGAAAGATTATTATTTTTTGAGTATTTCTGATTTCAGAAGTAGAATTGAAAATGAAGAATTTATAGAGTGGGAAGAGGTGTATCCAGGAGGGTATTATGGAACACTCAAAGAAGAAATAGATCGCTTATGGGATCAAGGGAAGAATGTCATTTTTGATGTTGATGTCAAAGGAGGTCTACAGTTGAAAAAATATTTTGGTGAAAATGCTTTGGCAGTTTTTGTCAAAGTTCCTTCTCTTAAGGAACTAGAGAAAAGGCTTCGTTCTCGTGGCACTGAAACTGAGTCGAGCATTGCCGAACGCTTATATAAGGTAGAATTTGAAATGACTTTTCAGCCTAAGTTTGATGTTATTTTGGTGAATGATGATTTAGAACACTCATTTGAAAAAGCTGAAAAACTATATGAGGATTTTAAAACGAATCAGCTTGAAATATTTACAAAACCACTGACTATCTAATGAAAATCGGATTGTTTTTTGGTTCTTTTAATCCCATTCATATCGGGCACTTGATCATCGCAAATACAATGGTCAGCAATACGGATTTAGATGAGGTTTGGTTTATTGTATCTCCCCAAAATCCATTCAAAAAGAATAAGGGCTTGTTGCATGAGTTTGATCGGTTAGATATGGTTCAAAAGGCAATTGCAGATAACTTCAAGCTAAAGGTTAATGACATTGAGTTTAATATGCCAAAACCAAGTTATACAATAGACACGTTGACATTACTAGGCGAGAAGTATAAGGATCATGATTTTGTCTTACTCATGGGTGAGGATAATTTGGTGAGTTTTGAGAAATGGAAAAACTATGATAAAATTTTAGAGTACTATCAATTGTACGTTTATCCGAGACCCAATACTGCCGCTCATAATTTTAAAGAACATCCTAAGGTTTCTTTTGTAGAAGCACCATTGTTAGATATTTCAGCAACATATATAAGATCGTGTTTGAAAAATAAGCGATCAATTAAATATTTGGTAACTGAGGAGGTAGAGAATTATATAGCTTGGAAAAAGTTCTATTCTTGAGTGTCTTCTCCTATTATCTTTAAGCCCTCCAATGTGAGGTTTACATCCACTAGGTCAAATACTCCCTCAAGCGTGTGGAGGATGCCAGAAAGGCCTCCAGTGGCAGCAATTTTTGCGTCTTCGCCAAGTTCCATTCTGAATTTTTGAAGAATATTCTTAACCATACCTTCATATCCATATAAGATTCCAGATTGGATGGACATTACAGTATCTGTTCCCATGGCTTTTTCGGGAAATTCGAGAGGTACTTCTGGTAGTTGTGCTGTATTTGAGAATAAAGACTTCAATGCTGTGCCTATCCCTGGGGCAATTGCCACGCCCAATATGGTACCATTGTCGGAAATTCCGGTAAAAGTTAAGGCCGTTCCAAAGTCTACAACTATACATTTTTTACCAAAATGATTGTAGGTGGCTACCGAATTACAATAAATATCTGAACCTAATTCATCTTGCTTTGTGATATCTACCTTTACTTTTGAATAAATACCAGGTTTTACTTGAATCGCTTGGCTTGATGTAATATTGCTCATTACATCGCTGATCGTTTGATTCATCTGCGGAACCACACTGCTAAAGACAGCCTTTTGGAGTGTTTGTGGTCCAAATCCTTTTTCAAGAAAAAATTTACGTAACTCATATTCATAAAAAACGGCACCTTCTGGTGAGTTTGATCTCAGTCGATGGGTATGAGTAAGGACTCCTTTTTCTATTACTCCAAACACGGAGTCTGTATTTCCAATATCGGCAATTAGCATGCTACTTTATTTTTGAGCTAAAATAGAATTACTTTTTGGATTTACATGTTCTAGAGGAGGTGGAGTAGAAAAAGGATTTTATTTATTTCCATAATTTCTTAATCTCATAAAAACATCGTAATTTTGCAGCCTTTCTGAAAAAATGGAAAAGATAATTACTAAATATAGAATTTTTATTCAGGGTCTTGAACAAAAGACCCACGAGTTTGAATTTGAGGGTGGTGATTCCTTATTTAAAGCTTTTCAGGAAGAGGATGCATACGATGGTGATTTTGTTGCAAAAGTTATTTTAGATAAAAATAGCACGATGTTGGTTTTGAATTTTGAAATCAACGCTACTTTGAACCTAGTATGTGATCGTAGCTTGGAGCCTTATAGTGAGACTTTTAATATTACTGAAAAGTATATTTTTAAGTTTGGCGATGAGGCAGAAGTGGTGTCGGATGATATGGAAGTTATCCTTTATGGTGCTTCGGAAATAAATATTGCCCAGCATATTTTTGACTTTATTGCATTAGCAGTACCGATTAAAAAGCTACATCCTTCTTTAAGATCGAGTGATTCTGGTGAAGATGAGTTCGTGATTTATGAAGGGAAGGAAGAAGATGAAGAGCAGGCGAAAATTGACCCAAGGTGGGAAGGTCTCGCAGGTTTAAAGAGTAAATTAGAAGACAACAAATAAAAATAAGGAAAAATGGCACATCCTAAACGAAAGATTTCGAAAACAAGGAGAGACAAGAGAAGAACTCACATTAATTTATCAGCAAAAACACTTTCTGTTGATGCAACAACTGGTGAGGTACATGTACGTCATCGTGCACACGTATCAGAAGGTAATCTTTATTACAAAGGAAAATTAGTTGCTGAGAATTACGCCTAATTCTGGGAATTGACCTATATTGGTCTTTCAAAATGATTTTTTGACCAAACCAATATTTATGATAATTGCAGTAGATGCGATGGGTGGTGACTATGCTCCAAAAGCAGTAGTTGAAGGAGCAATTCTTGCCGCCAATGAGTTGGGGAGTTCTGCAAAGATTTTATTGATTGGTAAAGCTGAGGAGATTAATTCTCACTTTAGTGGAAAGGATATTCCGCAGACAATAGAAGTTGTACATGCTGATGAAGTCATTGGTATGCACGAACATCCTGCAAAGGCTTTTGCTCAGAAACCAAATTCCAGCTTAGGAATCGGATTTAAAATGATGGCGTCAGGCGAGTGCCAAGCACTATGTAGTGCTGGTAATACTGGAGCTATGATGGTAGGTTCGCTTTTTACATTGAAAACTTACGGAAATATTCAAAGACCCCCAATTGCGGGGTTTTTTCCTTTGAAGTCGGGTGGGTTCAGTTTAATGTTAGACATAGGTGCCAATGCAGATTGTAAGCCTGAGGTCTTAAACCAATTTGGTGAGCTGGGTTCTATTTATGCGAAGTTTTCACTCGAAATTCCCAATCCTAAAGTTGCTCTCCTTAGCATTGGAGAGGAGGAAACAAAGGGTTCGGCCGTAGTACAAGCTGCTCATCAATTGTTAAAGGAGAATAAAAAAATTAACTTTATAGGTAATGTCGAAGGTAGAGATCTTTTCGAAGGAAAAGCCGACGTTATCATCACAGAAGGGTTCACGGGCAATGTACTTTTCAAAATGGGTGAATCTCTATATGATTATGCCGCTTCCAAAGGGATTGATGACCAACTAATCAACAGAATGAATTATGAGGTGGTTGGTGGTAGTCCTATTATTGGAGTAAGAGGAAATGTCATTGTTGCTCACGGAATATCTAGTCCGCTGGCAATTAAGAATATGATACTTCTTGCTGGAAGGCAGGTCAAGTCAAATGTAAATCAAAAATTAGCCGAAGCTTTCGACGTTTGATCGTCAATCTTAGTAAGTTTATGAAAATTCAAGCAGCAATTACAGGGGTAAGTGGATATTTACCAGAAGATGTATTGACCAATAAGGATCTTGAGGCAATGGTGGAAACCAATGACGAATGGATAGTTAGCCGAACGGGTATAAAAGAGCGAAGAATTCTTAAAGGTGAAGGTTTAGGAACTTCGTACATGGCTGCTGAAGCAGTTAAAAGCTTATTAAAAAAGACTGATACTGATCCAAAAGATGTGGATTTAGTTATTGTTGCAACAGTTACTCCAGATTATTTCTTTCCTTCTACAGCAAACTTGGTTTGTCGTGAATGTGGAATTCCATCCATTGGAAGTTTTGATTTGCTAGCTGCTTGCTCAG
This portion of the Spirosomataceae bacterium TFI 002 genome encodes:
- a CDS encoding guanylate kinase; translated protein: MKGKAIIFCAPSGSGKTTIVKHLVEKNDDLGFSISACTRDKRGRNEVHGKDYYFLSISDFRSRIENEEFIEWEEVYPGGYYGTLKEEIDRLWDQGKNVIFDVDVKGGLQLKKYFGENALAVFVKVPSLKELEKRLRSRGTETESSIAERLYKVEFEMTFQPKFDVILVNDDLEHSFEKAEKLYEDFKTNQLEIFTKPLTI
- a CDS encoding nicotinate-nucleotide adenylyltransferase, with the translated sequence MKIGLFFGSFNPIHIGHLIIANTMVSNTDLDEVWFIVSPQNPFKKNKGLLHEFDRLDMVQKAIADNFKLKVNDIEFNMPKPSYTIDTLTLLGEKYKDHDFVLLMGEDNLVSFEKWKNYDKILEYYQLYVYPRPNTAAHNFKEHPKVSFVEAPLLDISATYIRSCLKNKRSIKYLVTEEVENYIAWKKFYS
- a CDS encoding type III pantothenate kinase produces the protein MLIADIGNTDSVFGVIEKGVLTHTHRLRSNSPEGAVFYEYELRKFFLEKGFGPQTLQKAVFSSVVPQMNQTISDVMSNITSSQAIQVKPGIYSKVKVDITKQDELGSDIYCNSVATYNHFGKKCIVVDFGTALTFTGISDNGTILGVAIAPGIGTALKSLFSNTAQLPEVPLEFPEKAMGTDTVMSIQSGILYGYEGMVKNILQKFRMELGEDAKIAATGGLSGILHTLEGVFDLVDVNLTLEGLKIIGEDTQE
- a CDS encoding Uncharacterized metal-binding protein YceD, DUF177 family; this encodes MEKIITKYRIFIQGLEQKTHEFEFEGGDSLFKAFQEEDAYDGDFVAKVILDKNSTMLVLNFEINATLNLVCDRSLEPYSETFNITEKYIFKFGDEAEVVSDDMEVILYGASEINIAQHIFDFIALAVPIKKLHPSLRSSDSGEDEFVIYEGKEEDEEQAKIDPRWEGLAGLKSKLEDNK
- a CDS encoding LSU ribosomal protein L32P, whose protein sequence is MAHPKRKISKTRRDKRRTHINLSAKTLSVDATTGEVHVRHRAHVSEGNLYYKGKLVAENYA
- a CDS encoding phosphate:acyl-[acyl carrier protein] acyltransferase, translating into MIIAVDAMGGDYAPKAVVEGAILAANELGSSAKILLIGKAEEINSHFSGKDIPQTIEVVHADEVIGMHEHPAKAFAQKPNSSLGIGFKMMASGECQALCSAGNTGAMMVGSLFTLKTYGNIQRPPIAGFFPLKSGGFSLMLDIGANADCKPEVLNQFGELGSIYAKFSLEIPNPKVALLSIGEEETKGSAVVQAAHQLLKENKKINFIGNVEGRDLFEGKADVIITEGFTGNVLFKMGESLYDYAASKGIDDQLINRMNYEVVGGSPIIGVRGNVIVAHGISSPLAIKNMILLAGRQVKSNVNQKLAEAFDV